The DNA region GCGGGCATTGAGCGAGGCCAGCGACACGATGGCGCCACCCGCGCTCAGCGTCGCCGCCGCGTGCTTGATGACGATGAAGGCGCCGGTCAGGCAGACGTCGACGACCTCGCGGAACTGCTCGACGGGCAGGTCGGTGATGGGCCCGAAACCGGAGAACCCCGCGCAGTTGACCACCACGTCGGGCGCGGCGGTGGTGGCGAACAGGTGCTGCACCGTCTGCTCGTCGGTCACCTCGACGGCGACGGCCGTGTGCGGTGCACCCAGTTCGGTCGCCCGGGCGCGAGCGCCGTCGAGATTGCGGTCGGCCAGCGTGACGAGGTAACCCTCGGCGGCCAACGTCTGCGCGGTGGCCCAACCGATTCCGGATGCGGCGCCGATGATCACCGCGTGGCGGCTAAGAGGGTCGGTCATGGGCGGTCCGGGCTCGGGTCGCCCCATTTGGCCGCGATCGCGCCCCACGGGTCGGCATACGGCTTGGTGGCGCGCCAGTAGGGGGCCCGGCGTTTGAGGAAGGCGTGCGCCGGCGGGGCGGCCAGGCGCAGCAACGCGCGTTTCCAGCCGGTCTTCTCCGCCGTTTCGATCAGCAGGTCGGGCCACGAATAGTGTTGGAAGCCAAGGACTTCCTGTGACCGGCTGGTGTCCATCCAGTCGGTGGCGAACCAGTCGGTGTCGCTGTCGGGGTTGCCCTTCAGCCCGGTGGGCAGGCCGCCGACGAAGCCCATGGCCGCGGCGACCGCCGAACCCACATCGCCTTGCAGCAGTCGGTGCGACTCGTCGCCGCCGATCAGCAGGGTCTCGCCGACGGCCGGCGCGGTGGTGGCCGCCGCGAACGCGCGCGCGACGTCGCGCACGTCGACGGTGTTGAGGCGGTTGTCGATCGGCAGTAGCCCCTCGAAGTACAGGTTGTCGAAGTTCATCATCCCGGCCACCTCGGTGGTCATCACGCCGCCGAGGCGCAGGATCACCCACTCCAAGTCGGAGTCGCGCACCAGTTGCTCGGACGCCCACTTGTGCGCGCCATAGAGGTCCGACGGGTTCGCCGGGGTGTCGGCGCTCAGCAAGTCGGTGATCTTGTGCGGGTTGCGGGCGCCGTAGACCGCGATGCTGGAGGCCTGCACGAACCGCGGGGGTGTGGGCTGCTGGGCGGCCGCTTTCAGCAGGTGGCCGGTCGCCTCGACGTTGACCCGGCGAGCCAGTTCCCGACGGGTGTAGATCAGCGGCGGGATGATCGCGGCCAGATGGATGATGGCCGCGGGCGCGACGGCGGTGACGAGGTTGTCGACGGCGCCGGCATCGGTGAGGTCGGCGTAGCGCACCTCGACACCCGGCGGCAGCGTAGCGGCCGCCTCACGGTTGGCCGCGAGGTCCAGATCGCTGGCGACGACGCGGCGCCCGTCGGCCGCCAGTTGCTTTACGGTCGCCGATCCGACCAGGCCGAACGCCCCCGTGACAAGTACCGTCATGTGTCTCCCCGTTAGCTGACATAGAACACGTTCTAGGAATCATTGCCTACCGGTCAGGTCTGCGCCAGGGGTGGTGCTTCGGGGCGGGCCGTTGCGCCCCTCGGAAACCGATATGGCTCAGGGCAGCTGGGCGGCCGTGACTGTGCCGGTACCCAATTGCCCACCTCCGCGCGACACCGAGCGTCAGCGGGTGTGGCACGGCACCGCCCGCGGTGCGGGTTGTCGCGCGGAGGTGGGCAATTCAATGTGCCTCAGGCAGGCGCTGACGTCACTAGCGGGCGGCGGTGACGGCCGGCGCGTCCTGTGCGGCCTTCATGCGCTCGAACATCTCGACGTAGTACGGCAGGCATTCCGGCAGCGCCTGGGCGGTGGTGAACAGCGGCTGATAGCCGAGTTCGCGGCGGGCCTTGTCGATGGAGAAGTAGTTGTCCAGGTAAAGGCGTTCCACCGCAAGGGGTTCCAGCATCGGTGCGGGCAGCCCGAACTTGAAGTGCAGCCGCTGCCACCCCGTCATCACCGCGCGCACCAGCCGGCCCGCGATGCGGAACTTCGGCCAGTGCTGCCCGCACGCCTCGACCACCGGGCGGGCGAACTCGAACATGTTGATCGGTTCACCGTCGTTGATGAAGTAGGCCTGTCCGGGCGCGGTCCCGCCGGGCACCAGGTGTTCGGCGGCGAGGATGAATCCGTGAATCAGGTTGTCCACGTAGGAGTTGTCCAACTTGGCGTGCTTGCTGCCGATCAGCACCTTGGCGTGACCGGCCAGCACGCTCTCGAACACCTTGCGAAACATCGTCTGATCGCCGCGGCCCCAGATGCCGCTGGGTCGGATGGAGCAGGTCAGCGTTCCCTCGACCCCGTTCTGGCCCAGCACATAACGCTCGGCGACCACCTTGGTCTCGGTGTACAGATCGTTGAATCGTTCGGTGTAGGCCAGGGTTTCGTCGCCGCCGGAGATCCTCTGGCCGCCCATCACCACGCTGTTGGAGGCGGTGTAGACGAACCGCTGGACGCCCGCGGCGCGCGCGGCGTGCAGCAGGTTCTTGGTGCCGTCGACGTTGACCGAGTAGCTGCGCTGCCGGTACTCCTCGGTGACCGAGGCCCCGCCCAGCAGGTCGATGATCGCGGCGGTGTGCAAGATCGTGTCGATGCCGTCGACCACCCGGGCGATGTCGTCGGCGTTGGTGATGTCGCCGACGACGGTTTCCAGCCGTTCGTGCTCGGGTAGCGGGGAGGCGACGCGGTCGAAGGACCGGACGGTCAGGCCGCGGTCCAAGAGAGCGGTCACCAGGTTGGCACCGAGGAACCCGGAACCGCCGGTGACCAGGACGCGGCCGAGGTCGGTGGTCAGTGCAGCATCACCCATGAGGGCAAAGCGTAACTGAAACGTGTTCCAGTTACGACCCCCTCCGGCAAATTCGGCCGGCTAATCCTGCTCGGATTCGTCTGCGGCGGACAAGGCGGTCTCCACCCGCTGGCGGGCGCCAGCTAAGTGTTCTTCACATCGTTTGGCCAGCGCTTCACCTCTTTCCCAAAGCTTCAGCGACTCATCGAGGTCGAGTCCGCCCTGCTCCAGGGTGTGCACGACGGCTACCAGTTCGTCGCGGCACTGTTCGTACCCGAGCTCACTAGGAGCTCTAGTCTGTTCGTTCTCGGTCACTGCGAACCTCCCTGACTCACGGCCGTCACGGCGCCGTCGGCGACCCGGATGCGTAGCTCGGTGCCCGCGGGCGCGTCGGCGACCGTGCGCAGTACCCGCGGGCCGGCCTGCACCACCGCGTAGCCGCGCGCCAGCGTCGCGGCGGGCCCCAGCGTGGACAGTCGAGCGCGCAGATGGCCGACCCGGTCGGACTCGCCGGAAATCAGCCGGGTGACGTCGCGGCGGACCGCGGCACGCGCCCGCTGCACCTCGTCGGCGCGGGCGCTGAGCATCCGCAGCGGGTCGGCCAGCACCGGCCGGCTGCGTAGCTGCGCGAGGTGGCGTTCCTCCCGGCCCACCCAGTTGCGCAGCGCGCGGGCGCAGCGGCGGCGCAGGTCGTCGACGCGGGCCTGCTCGGCGGCGGTGTCGGGCACGATGCGCTTGGCCGCGTCGGTGGGGGTGGCCGCCCGCAGGTCGGCGACCAGGTCGCACAGCGGATTGTCGGGTTCGTGACCGACGGCGCTGACCACCGGGGTGGTGCAGGCCGCGATCGCGCGGCACAGCGTCTCGTCGGAGAACGGCAGTAGGTCTTCTACGCTGCCACCGCCGCGGGCCAGCACGATGACGTCGACATCCGGGTCGCGGTCGAGTTCGCGCAGTGCCTCCACGATCTGGGCCACCGCGTTGGGGCCCTGCACCGCGGTGTTGCGGATCGCGAACCGCACGGCCGGCCACCGCGTCGTTGCCACCGCCGTCACATCGCGCTCGGCGGCGCTGGCGCGGCCGGTGATCAAGCCGATGGTGTTGGGCAGGAACGGCAGCGGCCGCTTGAGCCGCGGATCGAACAATCCCTCGGCCTCCAGCAGCCGCCGCAGACGCTCGATGCGGGCCAGCAGTTCACCGATGCCGACCGCGCGGATCTCCTGGACCCGCAGCGAGAAGGTGCCGCGACCGGTGTAGAAGTTGGGCTTACCGAGCACCAGCACCTGCGCGCCCTCGGTCAGCTGCACCGGGGCGTTGAGGACCAGGTCGCGGGGGCAGGTCAGGGTCAGCGACATGTCCGCGGCCGGATCGCGCAGCACCATGAACACCGTCGCCGAACCCGACCGGGCGTTCAACTGCGCAATCTGGCCCTCGACCCAGACCATGCCGAGCTTGTCGATCCAGCCCGCGACGCGCACCGCGACGGCCCGGACCGGGTACGGGTTCTCCGGTGACTGACCCTGCGCCGGATCGCTCACTTGGCGCTGGCGCGCGTGATTCTGTTGGCCAGCAGGGTCTGGAACGGGGCGCGCGCCTTGGTGTTCTCCTCGTGGGCCAGCAACTCGGTGAGCTCGTCGACCGACAGCGACTGCAGCCGGGCGCGCAACTGCGCCAGCGTCAGCGACCCGTAGTCGATGCGCGTGGCCACCTCCGGCTCGCCGACCTCGGCGTCGTTGTCGCTCTGGCCGTTCGTGGACACGGCCTCACCGACGTCGTCGGTGGAGTACAGCGCGAACCGCCCCTCGGTCATGCGCTCGCCGGACTCTGCCGGAGAACCCGTCTCGGCGGAGTCCGCCGCATCCTCGTCGAACGTCGCCCATTCCGGCTGTTCATCCTTGGGCGGAAACAACGTCTCCAGCGTGGCGTCGCCCTTGTTCACCAGGTCAGCGATGTCCTGCTGCATCTTCATGACGAGCTGGGCCAGTTGGCTCGCCACGCTCATGGGGGACATCAGGATGGTCTGCGGCAACTTGCGGGTCTCCTCGACGGCGGTTGCCGCCACCCCAACGAGCAACCGGACGCCATACGGTGCACTAGACATGGGTGCCAGACTACTTCCGCTTCTTCGGTTGGCCTTGTGTTGCCCGGGGTAAGTAGGCTGGTGTCATGCCAACAACTGTCAACATGGGCATTCCGGGTGCCACCCG from Mycolicibacterium sp. MU0053 includes:
- a CDS encoding SDR family NAD(P)-dependent oxidoreductase — protein: MTDPLSRHAVIIGAASGIGWATAQTLAAEGYLVTLADRNLDGARARATELGAPHTAVAVEVTDEQTVQHLFATTAAPDVVVNCAGFSGFGPITDLPVEQFREVVDVCLTGAFIVIKHAAATLSAGGAIVSLASLNARQPGIGMSAYCAAKAGLAMLTEVAALELGPRGIRVNAVSPGFVPTPLTEGAALVPGVVEEYTENTALGRTGTPQDIADAVAYLVSPKASWITGEVLDINGGAHLKRYPDIAAHLAKLAAQ
- a CDS encoding NAD-dependent epimerase/dehydratase family protein; this translates as MTVLVTGAFGLVGSATVKQLAADGRRVVASDLDLAANREAAATLPPGVEVRYADLTDAGAVDNLVTAVAPAAIIHLAAIIPPLIYTRRELARRVNVEATGHLLKAAAQQPTPPRFVQASSIAVYGARNPHKITDLLSADTPANPSDLYGAHKWASEQLVRDSDLEWVILRLGGVMTTEVAGMMNFDNLYFEGLLPIDNRLNTVDVRDVARAFAAATTAPAVGETLLIGGDESHRLLQGDVGSAVAAAMGFVGGLPTGLKGNPDSDTDWFATDWMDTSRSQEVLGFQHYSWPDLLIETAEKTGWKRALLRLAAPPAHAFLKRRAPYWRATKPYADPWGAIAAKWGDPSPDRP
- a CDS encoding NAD-dependent epimerase/dehydratase family protein; amino-acid sequence: MGDAALTTDLGRVLVTGGSGFLGANLVTALLDRGLTVRSFDRVASPLPEHERLETVVGDITNADDIARVVDGIDTILHTAAIIDLLGGASVTEEYRQRSYSVNVDGTKNLLHAARAAGVQRFVYTASNSVVMGGQRISGGDETLAYTERFNDLYTETKVVAERYVLGQNGVEGTLTCSIRPSGIWGRGDQTMFRKVFESVLAGHAKVLIGSKHAKLDNSYVDNLIHGFILAAEHLVPGGTAPGQAYFINDGEPINMFEFARPVVEACGQHWPKFRIAGRLVRAVMTGWQRLHFKFGLPAPMLEPLAVERLYLDNYFSIDKARRELGYQPLFTTAQALPECLPYYVEMFERMKAAQDAPAVTAAR
- a CDS encoding exodeoxyribonuclease VII small subunit, with the protein product MTENEQTRAPSELGYEQCRDELVAVVHTLEQGGLDLDESLKLWERGEALAKRCEEHLAGARQRVETALSAADESEQD
- the xseA gene encoding exodeoxyribonuclease VII large subunit, giving the protein MSDPAQGQSPENPYPVRAVAVRVAGWIDKLGMVWVEGQIAQLNARSGSATVFMVLRDPAADMSLTLTCPRDLVLNAPVQLTEGAQVLVLGKPNFYTGRGTFSLRVQEIRAVGIGELLARIERLRRLLEAEGLFDPRLKRPLPFLPNTIGLITGRASAAERDVTAVATTRWPAVRFAIRNTAVQGPNAVAQIVEALRELDRDPDVDVIVLARGGGSVEDLLPFSDETLCRAIAACTTPVVSAVGHEPDNPLCDLVADLRAATPTDAAKRIVPDTAAEQARVDDLRRRCARALRNWVGREERHLAQLRSRPVLADPLRMLSARADEVQRARAAVRRDVTRLISGESDRVGHLRARLSTLGPAATLARGYAVVQAGPRVLRTVADAPAGTELRIRVADGAVTAVSQGGSQ
- a CDS encoding lipid droplet-associated protein: MSSAPYGVRLLVGVAATAVEETRKLPQTILMSPMSVASQLAQLVMKMQQDIADLVNKGDATLETLFPPKDEQPEWATFDEDAADSAETGSPAESGERMTEGRFALYSTDDVGEAVSTNGQSDNDAEVGEPEVATRIDYGSLTLAQLRARLQSLSVDELTELLAHEENTKARAPFQTLLANRITRASAK